One region of Candidatus Polarisedimenticolia bacterium genomic DNA includes:
- a CDS encoding carboxypeptidase regulatory-like domain-containing protein, with amino-acid sequence MSVILLTLLAAVPPSASATARDSGGETGSLEGTVTLGPELNSRRIRFSLYPDVRPPSLPSSSATPPEATNVVVFLETAAPLANAATSRSASQTMQQVSQSFTPHVLPILKGTTVEFPNGDPIYHNVFSLSKAASFDLGRYPRGNSRVVRFETPGVVKVFCHIHPDMSGIILVLDNPYFTVPEADGHYRIGGIPPGEYVVHAWHERARPIHRKVTIEAGRATALHFAIPLRDEPADE; translated from the coding sequence ATGAGCGTCATCCTGTTGACGTTGCTGGCCGCCGTGCCGCCGAGCGCCTCCGCCACAGCGCGCGATTCCGGAGGCGAGACAGGGTCCCTGGAAGGGACCGTGACGCTGGGGCCGGAGCTGAACTCCCGCAGAATCCGCTTCAGCCTCTATCCCGACGTCCGGCCCCCGTCGCTTCCCTCTTCGAGCGCAACACCACCCGAAGCGACCAATGTCGTGGTCTTTCTTGAAACGGCGGCCCCCCTCGCCAACGCGGCGACGTCTCGCAGCGCCTCGCAGACGATGCAGCAGGTCTCCCAGTCTTTCACGCCGCACGTCCTGCCGATCCTCAAGGGGACGACCGTCGAGTTTCCCAACGGCGATCCGATCTACCACAACGTCTTCTCCCTCTCGAAGGCGGCCTCGTTCGACCTGGGGCGCTACCCGCGCGGCAACAGCCGTGTGGTGCGCTTCGAGACTCCCGGAGTGGTGAAGGTCTTCTGCCACATCCACCCCGACATGAGCGGCATCATCCTGGTCCTCGACAATCCCTACTTCACGGTGCCGGAAGCCGACGGACACTACCGGATCGGCGGGATCCCTCCCGGCGAATACGTGGTGCATGCCTGGCACGAGCGCGCCCGTCCCATCCACCGCAAGGTCACCATC
- a CDS encoding DUF4382 domain-containing protein, whose translation MERPRGVLSALALLSLAAFLTACSHGAMSASVDNGKGTVNVFLTDAPLDLANVQSVNVTLTGVILYPGDAQGDSLLNDTSDEDGTPVVIVSHPATFDLLTLTGGATTLIGTDEVPAGAYSRIRLVVEEASLTYLDGTIAPLKIESGKVDVPIRFDVTRDETTGIVLDFDAAASVQVNDPAGNGLILRPVVTPKKIL comes from the coding sequence ATGGAACGACCGCGCGGCGTGCTGTCCGCTCTCGCCCTGCTCTCCCTCGCAGCTTTCCTCACGGCCTGCTCGCACGGCGCCATGTCGGCGAGCGTCGATAACGGAAAAGGAACCGTGAACGTATTTCTCACGGACGCGCCGCTCGACCTGGCCAACGTGCAGAGCGTCAACGTGACCCTGACGGGCGTGATCCTCTATCCTGGCGATGCTCAGGGTGACAGCCTGCTCAACGATACTTCCGACGAAGACGGTACTCCCGTGGTGATCGTCTCCCATCCCGCCACTTTCGACCTGCTGACCCTCACCGGAGGCGCCACCACCCTGATCGGAACCGACGAGGTCCCGGCCGGGGCTTACTCGCGCATCCGGCTGGTGGTCGAAGAGGCAAGCCTTACTTACCTCGATGGAACCATAGCGCCCCTGAAGATCGAATCGGGAAAAGTCGACGTCCCCATTCGCTTCGACGTCACGCGGGACGAGACGACCGGAATCGTCCTGGATTTCGACGCCGCGGCCTCGGTCCAGGTAAACGATCCGGCCGGGAATGGTCTGATTCTGCGACCGGTGGTCACTCCCAAGAAGATTCTCTAG